The following is a genomic window from Caldanaerobius fijiensis DSM 17918.
CCTGGCTCGCAGCTGCAGTCTCCTGAGAAACAGCAGAAATATTCTGTATGGTAGTGATAACGGAGTTTTTGCTGTTTTCCATTTTTTCTATAGCTTCAAATACTGCGTTTATCATGTTGATATTATTTTCAATGCCGTTAGCAATGGTAGTAAAAGCATGGGCGGTATTATCCACTGCCTGAGCCTGAGATTTAGAAACTTCCTCTATTGTGCTCATCATGGCATCGACTTTTTTGGATTCGGTTTGAATAGCATTTACGATAACCTGTATTTCCTTTGTAGTTTTTTTGCTTTCATCTGCCAGCTTTCTTATCTCTTCTGCGACGACCCCGAACCCTTTGCCGGCGTCACCAGCGTGGGCTGCTTCTATAGCAGCGTTTAAAGCCAGAAGGTTGGTCTGTTCTGCTATGTTGTTTATGGCGTTTACGAATCTGGATATGTCCTTTGTCCTTTCATTAAAGGACTTTATGAGGTCCATCAACTGATATGATGTTTCTGTATTTACATCAGATCTCTCCTTTAAGATAGTAACGGCCTTTAGTCCCTCTTCATTTAACTTCCTCATGGTTTTACTGCCGTCTATTATCTGTTGCGCGCTATCGTAGACGGCTTTAATTTGGTCGGATAGGTCCGTTATCATAGAAACACCCTTTTCTGCCTCCATAGCCTGTTCTGATGCGCCTTTAGCTATTTCTTCAATGGTCAGGGCGATTTGATCTACCGAAGTTTTAATTTTTTCTGAGCCGTCGACTAACT
Proteins encoded in this region:
- a CDS encoding methyl-accepting chemotaxis protein, producing MIKKLISNSYLMSFVLSIIVGIIFVASHINITLSILFTAVLLAVTEFISYLNVKSNSDTLEMISYIIERIKYKDFTEVATDGNKVGLLAENFNAMVADMKSIILSLNEIASRLSDSTQQLVDGSEKIKTSVDQIALTIEEIAKGASEQAMEAEKGVSMITDLSDQIKAVYDSAQQIIDGSKTMRKLNEEGLKAVTILKERSDVNTETSYQLMDLIKSFNERTKDISRFVNAINNIAEQTNLLALNAAIEAAHAGDAGKGFGVVAEEIRKLADESKKTTKEIQVIVNAIQTESKKVDAMMSTIEEVSKSQAQAVDNTAHAFTTIANGIENNINMINAVFEAIEKMENSKNSVITTIQNISAVSQETAAASQEVSANTEEQLEFIAGIVNSVKNLDELAKELKKNINKYKI